The genomic segment cactccgggttcctcagagccgcagacaccagtttcactcctgaatctcccaggttATTCCGCCCGAgtctaaacacaaacagacaaattgatcaacaaagtgattcaaaccgtgggtctgagggaatttctctcactcggatatttcaggaaacattaaacccttcagtaaatcactgattggagttcccatcactgtcaatgtccctcactgcccagctccagggtattcaccgaatgtcAGTAATTTAGTCTGTCGGTGTGACCCTGTAAACTCCACATAGTCTGTCTCATTCCCCGATGGTTAGAAAAGTGTTCCTGATGTGAGAGGGTCGGGAGGGGCAGGGATGAAGGAGGAACGGGGATGGGGAacagagatcccacaggaggaagggtgaTGGCACTTGTCACAATTCTTCACAATCGTATTTATCACAGTTTTACCCAAATCCCTTTACATTGAAACAACACAACTGGACAGTTTCACAGTTCAGAGTGAGAGATAAATCAAGTTACCTCAACTCCcggcacttgtgcagcccgggtcccagccgctggattccttcacactgaatgttGCAGTTCCCCAGGTCGAgctgttttattgtatcacacagtccgatgacatgagacaggaccgcgcagtcaatcggggtcagtgtcattccactgaatgaaagtgtttccacagatcccagtgcggcctgagccagtccacgattctgagactcaaacaggtagtgcaatgtgttcaggaggctccttttaccagaTTCACTCCATGTGTTTCCACTCTGGCGTTTAAattcctccttcacccagtcaatcacccggcaggttgtttgatgaggaaatggacccagaaactcctccaggccccgagctgtcattgggttggagagaccagcaacaaaacggagaaatacctcaaatcgACTGTCTGTCGTgctgtgggcttcagtgaggaatcTCAGACTATCCCCGGGATGTGGATTTAGGAATTGTGAGACTGCAGCTataaactcttggatggtgaggtgtgggaatgtgtacaccacgctctgggcagaatcctctctctccaaaagctccatcaggaacccggacaggaactgggaaggctgcagattgtagttgatcaaatctccatctgtaaaTACAATCTTCTTCTGGGACAcccctctgaaggccatctgaccaaccctgagaaacacatcacgggggttctcaatctcacggccgtggtttttcaggatgttgtaaatatagtaggaatacagttgggtgatggtcttgggaactcgctgcgggtccctgactctttgtgtgaagaaggggcccagtgccagagcgaggatccagcagtaggaggggttgtagctcatggtgtacaggatctcgttctccttcacgtgtttgaaaacagctgctgccactgtctgatcttcaaaatgcctgatgaaatattccttccgttcctcaccaacaaatcccaggatttcagcccagacatCGATCTTCGCCTTTTCCAGTAAATGTAACGCAGTGGGgcgggtggtcaccagcactgagcaccctgggagcagcttgccctggattaaactgtacacaatgtcagacaccttGCACTTGAATTCAGGATCTGTGCATGTGGACCGAGGTTCTGTGTTTCTCtgactgtcagcaaaatcaattttgtcattgaattcatccaaaccatcgaatataaacagcaatccctctgggttcttccagacctctctcaggatattcccaaagtaaggatactgatccagaatcagttccttcaggtttattctgcagttaatggaatttaaatcccggaatttgaaactgaagacaaactggaattgttggaatattttccctgtgacccagtcataaacaatcttttgtaccattgttgttttcccgatccccgggactccggccactgctgccgaactcccagatttggatttactccgggaaaagctgctctggaacAGCTGATCAGTGCGGATTTTTTCCAGCTCTCTGCGGAgatgttcctctctccactcctcgtggtctctgcctcttgccagcagctcatgttccaccagtctccgatctcgaacagtagaaatgactgtgagctcagcgtatcgatcaaccagctggaaaaccttcaccttctccctcatcaggatcgtgttcactctcagtgtttcagtttgtgcccgcagagtctccttgtgtttctgttgaacatcttccatgggaacagacAGTGAACAAACTGTTAGATGCCTCAACTCAGAACTCGGTATTTAAATACACAAGAGTTAGCTCAAAGCTATTGCATtaattggggtctcacagtgtgtcaggaaccttttggggcctgtggggtctcacagtgtgtcaggtccctctcaggggtgtgtggggtctcacagtgtgtcaggacactgttaggggtgtgtggggttgcaCAGTGTGTCAagagcctgtcaggggtgtgtggggtctcagagtgtgtcaggaccctctcagggttgtttgagggatcatagtgtgtcaggacccacaATGTGTCAGTGTTTCACCGTGCGTCGGGACactatcaggggtgtgtgcggtctcacagtgtgtcaggaccctgtcaggggtgtgtggggtctcacagtctgtcaggacgctgtcacggGTTTCTGGGGTTttgcagtgtgtcaggaccctgttactGGTTtgcggggtttcacagtgtgtcaggacccttttccgggggtggggggtctcagagtgtgtcaggaccctgccagggttgtgtggggtctcacagtgtgtcaggtccctgtcaggggtgtgtggggtctcacagtgtgtcaggaccctgtcaggggtgtgtggggtctcacagtgtgtcaggaccctgccagggttgtgtggggtctcgcagtgtgtcaggcccttgtcaggggtgtgtggtctcacagtgtgtcaggacccctctggggtgtgtggggtctcaaagtgtttctgaaccctgtcacgggtgtgtggggtctcacagtgtgtcaggtccctgtcaggggtgtgtggggtttcactgtgtgtcaggatcttgtggtggttgtggggggtctcacagtgtgtcaggatgctgttgtgGGGGATCTAACAGtgagtcagaaccctctcaggtgtgtatgggatcgcaatgtgtgtcaggaccctgtcagggctgtgtggcgtctcacagtgcgtcaggtcactgtcaggggtgtgttggatctcacagtgtgtcaggaccattttggggtgtgtcgggtctcacagtgcgtcaggagccctttcaggtgtgtgtggggtctcacagtgtgtcaggtccctgtcaggagtgtgtggggtctcacagtgtaacaggacactgtctgtcagttgtgtgtggggtctcacagcgtgtTTGAACCAtaccaggggtgtgtgggttctcacagtctgtcaggacgctgtcacgggtttgtggggtttcactgtgtgtcaggacccagtgATTTGtttgggggtctcacagtgtgttgggacccttttctgggggtgggggggaatctcacagtgtgtcaggatccttttggggtgtgtggggtctcacagtgcttctgaaccctgtcaggggtgtgtgggatcgcaccgtgtgtcaggaccctctcaggggtgtgtggggtcttacagtgtgtcaggaccctacctaggttgtgtgaggtctcacagtgtgtctggaccctgccagggatgtgtgaggtctcacagtttgtctggaCACTGTCGGGGAGGGTGgggcggtctcacagtgtatcatgactgtctcagatgtgtgtgggatctcaatgtgtgtccggaccctgtcatgcgtgtggcgtctcacagtgcatcaggatcttgttaggggtgtctggggtctcacagtgtgtcatcacCCTCTCGGGGGTGTGTTAggactcacagtgtgccaggaccctgtcagggttatgtggggtttcacagtgtgtcaggacactgtgagtggtttgtggggtctcatactgtgtcagaaccctctcagatgtgtgtgggatcgcaatgtgtgtcaggaccctgtcaggggtgtgtggcatctcacagtctgtcaggacgctatccagggtgtgtgtggtctcacagtctgtcaggaccctgagaggtgagtgtggagtctcacagtgcgtcaggtccctgtcaggggtgtgtgtggtctcacagtgtgtcaggaacgtgtcaatagtgtgtggggtctcacagagtgttaggaccctgttaggggtgtgtggggtctcacactgtgtcaggaccctgtctgtcagttgtgtgtgtggtcttaaagtgtgtcaggtccctgtcagtggtgtgtggggtgtgacagtgtgtcaggaccttttcaggtgtgtgtggggtctcacagagtgtcaggaccgtgtGAATAGTGTGTGGGAtatcaatgtgtgtcaggaccctgtcaggggtgtgtggcgtctcacaatgtgtcaggtccctgtcagagtgtgtggggtctcacactgtgtcaggaccctgtcgggttgtgtgaggtctcacagtgtgtcagggccctgtcgggttgtgtgaggtctcacagtgtgtcagggccctctcaggcgtgtgtggcatctcacagcaTTTCCtgagcctgtcaggggtgtgtgcagtctcacagtgtgacaggaccctgtcatgggggtgtggggtcttacagtttgACTGGacagtgccaggggtgtgtggggtttcacagtatgtcaggaccctgtcaggggtgtgtggggtctcacagtgtgtcaggaccctgtcagggctgtgtggcgtctcacagtgcgtcaggtcactgtcaggggtgtgttggatctcacagtgtgtcaggaccattttggggtgtgtcgggtctcacagtgcgtcaggagccctttcaggtgtgtgtggggtctcacagtgtgtcaggtccctgtcaggagtgtgtggggtctcacagtgtaacaggacactgtctgtcagttgtgtgtggggtctcacagcgtgtTTGAACCAtaccaggggtgtgtgggttctcacagtctgtcaggacgctgtcacgggtttgtggggtttcactgtgtgtcaggacccagtgATTTGtttgggggtctcacagtgtgttgggacccttttctgggggtgggggggaatctcacagtgtgtcaggatccttttggggtgtgtggggtctcacagtgcttctgaaccctgtcaggggtgtgtgggatcgcaccgtgtgtcaggaccctctcaggggtgtgtggggtcttacagtgtgtcaggaccctacctaggttgtgtgaggtctcacagtgtgtctggaccctgccagggatgtgtgaggtctcacagtttgtctggaCACTGTCGGGGAGGGTGgggcggtctcacagtgtatcatgaccatctcagatgtgtgtgggatctcaatgtgtgtccggaccctgtcatgcgtgtggcgtctcacagtgcatcaggatcttgttaggggtgtctggggtctcacagtgtgtcatcacCCTCTCGGGGGTGTGTTAggactcacagtgtgccaggaccctgtcagggttatgtggggtttcacagtgtgtcaggacactgtcaggggtgtgtggtgtctcacagtgcatcaggaTCTTGTTAGGGGTGTGTTAGGACTCACAGTGTGTCATCACCCTCTCGGGGGTGTGTTAggactcacagtgtgccaggaccctgtcagggttatgtggggtttcacagtgtgtcaggacactgtgagtggtttgtggggtctcatactgtgtcagaaccctctcagatgtgtgtgggatcgcaatgtgtgtcaggaccctgtcaggggtgtgtggcatctcacagtctgtcaggacgctatccagggtgtgtgtggtctcacagtctgtcaggaccctgagaggtgagtgtggagtctcacagtgcgtcaggtccctgtcaggggtgtgtgtggtctcacagtgtgtcaggaacgtgtcaatagtgtgtggggtctcacagagtgttaggaccctgttaggggtgtgtggggtctcacactgtgtcaggaccctgtctgtcagttgtgtgtgtggtcttaaagtgtgtcaggtccctgtcagtggtgtgtggggtgtgacagtgtgtcaggaccttttcaggtgtgtgtggggtctcacagagtgtcaggaccgtgtGAATAGTGTGTGGGAtatcaatgtgtgtcaggaccctgtcaggggtgtgtggcgtctcacaatgtgtcaggtccctgtcagagtgtgtggggtctcacactgtgtcaggaccctgtcgggttgtgtgaggtctcacagtgtgtcagggccctgtcgggttgtgtgaggtctcacagtgtgtcagggccctctcaggcgtgtgtggcatctcacagcaTTTCCtgagcctgtcaggggtgtgtgcagtctcacagtgtgacaggaccctgTCATGGGGGTGTGGGGTTTTACAGTTTGACTGGacagtgccaggggtgtgtggggtttcacagtatgtcaggaccctgtcaggggtgtgtggggtctcacagtgtgtcaggaccctgccaggggtgtgtggggtctcacagtgtgtcaggatcctgtcaggggtgtgtggggtctcacagtgtgtcaggaccctgccaggggtgtgtggggtctcacagtgtgtcaggatcctgtcaggggtgtgtggggtcgcacagtgtgtcaggaccctgccaggggtgtgtggggtctcacagtgtgtcaggatcctgtcaggggtgtgtggggtcgcacagtgtgtcaggaccctgccagggttgtgtggtgtttcacagtgtgtcagaacactgtgagtggtttgtggggtctcacagtgtgtctgaaccctctcagatgtgtgtgggatcgcactgtgtgtcagcaccctgtcaggtgtgtgtggggtctcacagtgtgtctggactgtGTCAAtagtgtctggggtctcacagtttgtcaggaccctgtcaggggtgtgtggggtctcacagtgtgtcaggaccctgtcaggggtgtgtggggtctcacagtctgtcagataactgtcaggggtggtctcacagtgtgtcaggagcctctcagatgtgtgtgggatctcaatctgtgtcaggaccctctcacgtgtgtgtggcatctcacaatgtgtcaggttgctgtcaggggtgtgtggggtctcgtagtgtgtcaggaatttgtcaggggtgtgtggtgtctcacagtttgCCAGGTCCCtgccaggagtgtgtggggtctcacagggtgtcagggccctgtcagtggtgtgtggggtctcacactgtgacaGGCCCCtggcagggttgtgtggggtttcactgtgtgtctggaTACTGTGCGTGGttcgtggggtttcacagtgtgtcaggatctggttgTGGGTGTGGGtggtctcacagtgggtcaggacgctgttgcggggggtctcacagtgtgtcagaaccctctcagatgtatgtgggatcgcaatgtgtgtctggaccctgtcaggggtgtgtggcgtttCATAGTGCGTCAGGtcgctgccaggggtgtgtggtgtctcacagtgtgtcaggtccctgtcgggtgtgtggggtctcacagtgtgtcaggaacctgtgaggggtgtgtgcggtctcacagtgtgtcaggaccctatccagggtgtgtggggtctcacagtgtgtcaggtccctgtcaggggtgtgtggtgtctcacagtgtgtcaggaacctgtgaggggtgtgtgcggtctcacagtgtgtcaggaccctatccagggtgtgtggggtctcacagtgtgtcccgactctgtcaggtgtgtgcggcgtctcacactgtgtcaggtccctgtcagtggtgtgtgcggtctcacagtgtgtcacgatcctgtcagtggtgtgtggggtctcacagtgtgtcaggtccctgtcaggggtgtgtggtgtctcacagtgtgtcaggaacctgtgaggggtgtgtgcggtctcacagtgtgtcaggaccctatccagggtgtgtggggtctcacagtgtgtcccgactctgtcaggtgtgtgcggcgtctcacactgtgtcaggtccctgtcagtggtgtgtgtggtctcacagtgtgtcacgatcctgtcagtggtgtgtggggtctcacagtgtgtcaggactctgtcaggggtgtgtggggtctcaccgtgtgtcagggtcctcttaggggtgtgtggggtctcacagtatgtcaggactatgtcaggggtgtgtggggtctcacagtgtatcagggtcctgtaaggggtgtgtCGGGTATCACAgagtgtcatcagtgtgaaagtaagcatgcaagtacagcaggcagcgaagcaagctaatggcatgctggccttcataacaaggggaattgagtacaagagcaaaaaggtccttctgcagttgtacagggccctggtgagaccacacctggagtactgtgtgcagttttggtctccaaatttgaggaaggacattcttgctattgagggagtgcagcgtaggttcacaaggttaattcccgggatggcgggactgtcatatgtcgaaagattggagtgactgggcctgtatactctggaatttagaagcctgagaggggatctaattgaaacatttataattattaagggattggacatgctggaggcaggaaacatgttcctgctgatgggtgagtccagaaccagaggccacagtttaagaataagggataggccatttagaacggagttgaggaaaaactttttcacccagagagtggcggATATATTGAACGCTCTGCAccggaaggctgtggaggcaaagtctctggatgctttcaagaaagagatggatagagctcttaaagatagtggaatcaaaggttacgtgataaggcaggaactggattctgattgtggatgatcagccatgatcacagtgaatggtggttcaggctcgaagggtcgaatggcctactcctacacctaatgtctcttgtctattttctataggaccctgtccggggtatgtggggtctcacagtttgtcaggaccattacaggagtgtgtggggtctcacagtgtgtccggaccctgtcaggggtgtgtagggtctcatagtgtgtcaggtccccgtcaggggtgtgtgtggtctcacagtgtgtcaggaacctgtctgtcagttgtgtgtgtggtctcacagtgtgtcaggaccgtgccaggaatgtgtggggtctcacagtgcgtcatgtccctgtcagggatgtgtggcgtctcacagtgcgtcaggaccctgtcaggtgtgtgtggcgtccacaatgtgtcaggacccctctggggtgtgttgggtcccacagtgtttctcaaccctgtcaggcatgtgtgctgtctcacaatgtgtcaggacccttttggggcctttggggtctcacagtgtgtcaggaccccatgtcaggagtgtgcaggatcccacagtgtgtccggaccctgtcaggggtgtgtggggtctcacagtgtgtcagcaccctgtcaggggtgtgtagggtctcacagtgtgtcaggtcaccgtcagaggtgtgtggggtctgacagtgtgtcagggccctgtcaggggtgtgtgcagtctcacagtgtgtcaggaccattccaggggtgtgtggggtctcacagtgtgtcagaaccctttcatgtgtgtgtggtgtcgtgtggtgtgtcacgatcctatcaggggtgtgtggggcctcacagtgtgtcaggaccctgtcagtggtttgtggggtctcacagtgtgacaggtccctgttaggggcctgtggggtctcacagtgtgtcagaaccctgcctgggttgtttggggtctcacagtgtgtcaggaacctatccagagtgtgtggggtctcacagtgcgtcaggaccctgccaggggtatgtgggattgcaatatgtgtcaggaccctgtcaggtgtgtgtgcggtctcgtagtgtgtcaggaccctatccagggtgtgtggggtctcagagtgcgtcaggaccctgctagggttgtgtgggatcgcaatttgtgTCAGGACTCTGCCAGGCGTGTGTGGGGtcacaatgtgtgtcaggaccctgtcaggtgtgtgtgcggtctcgtagtgtgtcaggaccctatccagggtgtgtggggtctcagagtgcgtcaggaccctgctagggttgtgtgggatcgcaatttgtgtcaggactctgccaggcgtgtgtgggatcgcaatgtgtgtcaggaccctgtcaggtgtgtgtggcgtccacagtgggtcaggtcgctgtcaggggtgtgttaggtttcatggtgtgtctggaccctctcaggtgtgtgtgggatcttaatgcatgtcaggacaccgtgagtggtttgtggggtttcacagtgtgtcaggatctggtcgtgggtgtgtggggtctcactgtgtgtcagaacactctcagatgtgtgtgggatcgcaatgtgtgccaggacgctgtcaggagtgtgtggcgtctcacaatacgtcacgtccctgtcaggggtgtgtggggtcttacagtgtgtcaggaccctgtctggtgtgtgtggagtctcacactgtgtcataaacctgtcaggggtgtgtggggtctcacagtgtgtcaggaccctgcctgggttgtttggggtctcacagtgtgtcaggaacctatccagagtgtgtgggatctcacagtgtgtcaggacccttttggggtgtgtcgggtctcacagtgtgtcaggaccctatccagggtgtgtacggtctcacagcgtgtcccgaccctgtcagggctgtgcggcgtctcacactgtgtcaggtacctgtcaagggtttgtttgggtctcacactgtgtcagggtcctgttaggggtgtgtggcgtctcacagtgtgtcagggtcctgttaggggtatGTGGgctatcacagtgtgtcagtgtcctgttagggGTATGTGGgctatcacagtgtgtcagtgtcctgttaggggtgtgtggggtatcacagtgtgtcagggtcctgttaggggtgtgtggcgtctcatagtgtgtcagggtcctgttaggggtgtgtggggtatcacagtgtgtcagtgtcctgttacaggtgtgtgggatcgcaatgtgtgtcaggaccctgtcagggatgtgtggggtctcacagtgtgtcaggtacctgtcaagggtttgtttgggtctcacactgtgtcaggtccctgtcaggggtgtgtggggtctcacactgtgtcaggtccctgtcaggggtgtgcagggtctcgctgtgtgtcaggtccccgtcagaggtgtgtggggtctgacaatgtgtcagggctttgtcaggggtgcgtggcgtctcacagcgtgtcaggaccctgtcagttgtctgtggcgtctcacagtgtgtcaggtcgctgtcaggggtgtgtgtggtctcacagtgtgtcaggaccctgtcagtggtttgtggggtctcacagtgtgtcaggaccgtgccaggggtgtgtggggtctcacagtgtatcaggaccctttgatgtgtgtgtggtgtcgtgtggtgtgtcacgatactgtcaggggtgtgtgtggtctcacagtgtgtcagaaccctgcctgggttgtttggggtctcacagtgtgtctggaccctgccaggtgtgtgtggggtctcacagtgtgtcaggacccttttggggcctgtggggtctcacagtgcgtcaggaccctgccagggttgtgtgggatcgcaaagtGCATCagggccctgccaggggtgtgtcggatctcacagtctctcaggaccctatcctgggtgtgtggggtctcacaatgtgtcaggatccttttggggtgtgtggcgtctcacagtgtgtcaggacccttttggggcctgtggggtctcacagtgtgtcaggaccatgtcaggagtgtgtgggatcccacagtgtgtccggaccctgtcaggagtgtgtgggatcccacagtgtgtccggaccctgtcaggagtgtgtgggatcccacagtgtgtccggaccctgtcaggggtgtgtagggtctcgctgtgtgtcagcactctgtcaggtgtgtgtagggtctcacagtgtgtcaggtcaccgtcagagctgtgtggggtctgacagtgtgtcagggcccagtcaggggagtgtgcagtctcacagtgtgtcaggaccctgtcatggttgtttgaggtctcacagtgtgtcaggatcctgtcgggggtgtgtggggtctcacagtgtgtcagaaccctgtcagatgtgtgtgggatcgcaaagtgtgtctggaccctgtcaggggtgtgtgtggtctcgtagtgtgtcaggaccctatccagggtgtgtggggtctcagagtgcgtcaggaacctgctagggttgtgtgggatcgcaatttgtatcaggaccctgccaggtgtgtgtgggatcgcaatgtgtgtcaggactctgtcagttgtgtggggggtctcacagtgtgtcagaaccctgtcagtagtgtgtggggtctgacaatgtgacagggcattgtcaggggtgtgtggagtctcacagtgtgccaggaccctgtgagcggtgtgtgtgtatcacagtttgtcaggaccctgtcagggtgtgtggggtctcacagtgtgtcaggaccctgtcaggggtgtgtggggtctcacagtgtgtcaggtccctgtcaggggtgtgtggggtctcacagtgtgtcagggtcctgtcaggggtgtgtggggtctcacagtgtatcagggtcctgtaaggggtgtgtggggtctcacagagtgtcatcagtgtgaaagtaagcatgcaagtacagcaggcagtgaagaaagctaatggcatgctggccttcataacaaggggaattgagtattagagcaaagaagtccttctgcagctgtacagggccctggtgagaccacacctggagtactgtgtgcagttttggtctccaaatttgaggaaggacattcttgctattgagggagtgcagcgtaggttcacaaggttaattcccgggatggcgggactgtcatatgtcgaa from the Mobula birostris isolate sMobBir1 chromosome 13, sMobBir1.hap1, whole genome shotgun sequence genome contains:
- the LOC140208424 gene encoding NACHT, LRR and PYD domains-containing protein 3-like gives rise to the protein MATGGKLNRVRKVLKRFLPGNSLREDDRDTGSKVPKQGQIESNVPMECGPAAAEVEQIQPRDSDVRDTEQDPGTGTSEATVCQPRDSDVRDTEQDPGTGTKPEFTISDLLAEGEEYRLYQLTKFYRDRLKQAIEEKVERLGWMLTKEGHFSREENEKVTELTENGNRTESSRLFLSLVMGKGSRARRAMWESFVTWRTELPKLDRILREIQELGPDPQEYMNIAQGLSELPTQLIDVQQKHKETLRAQTETLRVNTILMREKVKVFQLVDRYAELTVISTVRDRRLVEHELLARGRDHEEWREEHLRRELEKIRTDQLFQSSFSRSKSKSGSSAAVAGVPGIGKTTMVQKIVYDWVTGKIFQQFQFVFSFKFRDLNSINCRINLKELILDQYPYFGNILREVWKNPEGLLFIFDGLDEFNDKIDFADSQRNTEPRSTCTDPEFKCKVSDIVYSLIQGKLLPGCSVLVTTRPTALHLLEKAKIDVWAEILGFVGEERKEYFIRHFEDQTVAAAVFKHVKENEILYTMSYNPSYCWILALALGPFFTQRVRDPQRVPKTITQLYSYYIYNILKNHGREIENPRDVFLRVGQMAFRGVSQKKIVFTDGDLINYNLQPSQFLSGFLMELLEREDSAQSVVYTFPHLTIQEFIAAVSQFLNPHPGDSLRFLTEAHSTTDSRFEVFLRFVAGLSNPMTARGLEEFLGPFPHQTTCRVIDWVKEEFKRQSGNTWSESGKRSLLNTLHYLFESQNRGLAQAALGSVETLSFSGMTLTPIDCAVLSHVIGLCDTIKQLDLGNCNIQCEGIQRLGPGLHKCRELRLGRNNLGDSGVKLVSAALRNPECKIQKLWLDDVGLRDSGVEDLVSALSTNPSLTELDLGLNSLTDRSVPAVRHLILTLPSLELIGLEDNLFSETGRKELRSLQEPRPGLTVSV